The Calonectris borealis chromosome 13, bCalBor7.hap1.2, whole genome shotgun sequence genome contains a region encoding:
- the SASH3 gene encoding SAM and SH3 domain-containing protein 3 isoform X2: MLRRKPSNASEKEPGHKKLSLQRSSSFKDFAKSKVSSPAPSEKEFSLEENIPEDESSSAGPDDAARSSGMKLGKKWRAVISRTMNRKMGRMAVKALAEGKRDVEEEGSLCPLSPASSTEEPSHEKMPLSYLEMEEDRHPSLSRQLSSGSEVSSPGPGGSNWDSLALEESGPAYTGPFCGRARVHTDFTPSPYDKDSLKLRKGDIIGIIEKPPMGTWTGLLNNRVGSFKFIYVDVIPEETAPARKSRGPSKSKRLKPKTLHELLERINLQEHTSTLLLNGYQTLEDFKELRETHLNELYITDPQHRAKLLTAAELLLDYDTSEPEEGDSSEAQPSPSEPKGDIPRDSGCFEGSETLDSNRDEAELGGPEGQLRSLSLAESS, encoded by the exons ATGCTGCGCCGCAAGCCCTCCAACGCCAGTGAGAAGGAGCCAGGACACAAGAAG CTCTCCCTCCAGCGCTCCAGCAGCTTCAAGGACTTCGCCAAGTCCAAGGTCAGCTCCCCTGCGCCGAGCGAGAAGgagttcagcctggaggagaac ATCCCTGAGGATGAGTCCAGCAGCGCTGGCCCTGACGATGCTGCACGGAGCAGCGGGATGAAGCTGGGCAAGAAGTGGCGGGCCGTCATCTCCCGCACCATGAACCGCAAGATGGGCAGGATGGCCGTGAAAGCCCTGGCCGAGGGGAAG AGAGACGTGGAGGAGGAGGGGTCCCTGTGCCCTCTGtcccctgccagcagcacggAGGAGCCGAGCCACGAAAAGATGCCCCTGTCTTacctggagatggaggaagacAGGCACCCGTCCCTCAGCCGCCAGCTGTCCAGCG GCAGCGAAGTttccagccccggccccgggggcagcAACTGGGACAGCCTGGCGCTGGAGGAGAGTGGTCCAGCCTACACCGGCCCCTTCTGCGGCCGCGCCCGTGTCCACACCGACTTCACACCCAGCCCTTACGACAAGGACTCGCTGAAGCTGCGG AAAGGGGACATCATCGGCATCATCGAGAAGCCGCCCATGGGCACCTGGACCGGGCTGCTCAACAACAGGGTGGGCTCCTTCAAGTTCATCTACGTGGATGTCATCCCCGAGGAGACGGCCCCTGCCCGCAAGAGCCGCGGCCCCAGCAAGAGCAAGCGGCTCAAGCCCAAGACCCTCCACGAGCTGCTGGAGCGCATCAACCTGCAG GAGCACACCTCCACCCTGCTGCTGAACGGCTACCAGACCCTGGAGGACTTCAAGGAGCTGCGGGAGACCCACCTCAACGAGCTGTACATCACGGACCCCCAGCACCGCGCCAAGCTGCTCACGGCTGCCGAGCTCCTCCTGGATTATGACA CCAGTGAGCCAGAGGAAGGCGACAGCTCCGAAGCCCAGCCTTCACCCTCGGAGCCCAAGGGGGACATTCCCCGGGACTCGGGCTGCTTCGAGGGATCAGAGACCCTAGACAGCAACCGGGATGAGGCCGAGCTTGGGGGTCCCGAGGGGCAGCTGCGGTCTCTCTCCCTGGCAGAGTCCTCCTGA
- the SASH3 gene encoding SAM and SH3 domain-containing protein 3 isoform X1, whose amino-acid sequence MLRRKPSNASEKEPGHKKLSLQRSSSFKDFAKSKVSSPAPSEKEFSLEENIPEDESSSAGPDDAARSSGMKLGKKWRAVISRTMNRKMGRMAVKALAEGKRDVEEEGSLCPLSPASSTEEPSHEKMPLSYLEMEEDRHPSLSRQLSSGSEVSSPGPGGSNWDSLALEESGPAYTGPFCGRARVHTDFTPSPYDKDSLKLRKGDIIGIIEKPPMGTWTGLLNNRVGSFKFIYVDVIPEETAPARKSRGPSKSKRLKPKTLHELLERINLQEHTSTLLLNGYQTLEDFKELRETHLNELYITDPQHRAKLLTAAELLLDYDTASEPEEGDSSEAQPSPSEPKGDIPRDSGCFEGSETLDSNRDEAELGGPEGQLRSLSLAESS is encoded by the exons ATGCTGCGCCGCAAGCCCTCCAACGCCAGTGAGAAGGAGCCAGGACACAAGAAG CTCTCCCTCCAGCGCTCCAGCAGCTTCAAGGACTTCGCCAAGTCCAAGGTCAGCTCCCCTGCGCCGAGCGAGAAGgagttcagcctggaggagaac ATCCCTGAGGATGAGTCCAGCAGCGCTGGCCCTGACGATGCTGCACGGAGCAGCGGGATGAAGCTGGGCAAGAAGTGGCGGGCCGTCATCTCCCGCACCATGAACCGCAAGATGGGCAGGATGGCCGTGAAAGCCCTGGCCGAGGGGAAG AGAGACGTGGAGGAGGAGGGGTCCCTGTGCCCTCTGtcccctgccagcagcacggAGGAGCCGAGCCACGAAAAGATGCCCCTGTCTTacctggagatggaggaagacAGGCACCCGTCCCTCAGCCGCCAGCTGTCCAGCG GCAGCGAAGTttccagccccggccccgggggcagcAACTGGGACAGCCTGGCGCTGGAGGAGAGTGGTCCAGCCTACACCGGCCCCTTCTGCGGCCGCGCCCGTGTCCACACCGACTTCACACCCAGCCCTTACGACAAGGACTCGCTGAAGCTGCGG AAAGGGGACATCATCGGCATCATCGAGAAGCCGCCCATGGGCACCTGGACCGGGCTGCTCAACAACAGGGTGGGCTCCTTCAAGTTCATCTACGTGGATGTCATCCCCGAGGAGACGGCCCCTGCCCGCAAGAGCCGCGGCCCCAGCAAGAGCAAGCGGCTCAAGCCCAAGACCCTCCACGAGCTGCTGGAGCGCATCAACCTGCAG GAGCACACCTCCACCCTGCTGCTGAACGGCTACCAGACCCTGGAGGACTTCAAGGAGCTGCGGGAGACCCACCTCAACGAGCTGTACATCACGGACCCCCAGCACCGCGCCAAGCTGCTCACGGCTGCCGAGCTCCTCCTGGATTATGACA CAGCCAGTGAGCCAGAGGAAGGCGACAGCTCCGAAGCCCAGCCTTCACCCTCGGAGCCCAAGGGGGACATTCCCCGGGACTCGGGCTGCTTCGAGGGATCAGAGACCCTAGACAGCAACCGGGATGAGGCCGAGCTTGGGGGTCCCGAGGGGCAGCTGCGGTCTCTCTCCCTGGCAGAGTCCTCCTGA
- the XPNPEP2 gene encoding xaa-Pro aminopeptidase 2, giving the protein MERLGGRLASGQGHPTSRSRYHPCKKWVPSTTAAWDRTYQRAGPQKEPQGRLAVSWLVHETSQLVKRGQRDPRLQPEAPGVPTPPGCATGRLPRAASARTDVRDCSVHPPYLPPTAINTTVRLAALRDTMRAHGVHAYIVPSSDAHMSEYIAERDSRLGWLTGFTGSAGTGVVTQDKAALWTDSRYWTQAERQLDCNWELQRTIWIESIGLWILEAVPVGGNISLDPFLFSIDTWNSYSRALHGSGRTLLPIETNLVDQVWGDQRPPPASSEIYSLPAEFTGSSWQEKVAGIRQQMEQHVRRPTAVLLSGLEETAWLFNLRGDDIPYNPVFYSYTLLTKTTISLFVDEMRLSAAARQSLRAGCPGPLCVELQQYGQARAHLRRYAQGNVTIWLGTEYTTYGLYGVIPQEKLLEDSYSPVMLAKAVKNAKEQDLLRAAHVRDAVAVIQYLLWLEKMVPQGRVDEFSGAQHIDTLRQAQEHSRGPSFQSISASGLNAALAHYSPSNRSSRKLSVDEMYLTDTGGQYLDGTTDITRTVHWGVPTPLQKEAYTRVLMGNIDLSRLVFPPNTAGRTVESFARRALWDVGLNYGHGTGHGIGNYLSVHEWPVGFQSNNVPLAAGMFTSIEPGYYRDGEFGIRIEDVALVVEAQTKHQSGEKPFLTFEVVSLVPYDRNLINLSLLSPEQIQYLNAYYETIRARVGPELQRQRLEEAYDWLQRSTEPFPLGSAATAATATLGTLALTSLLSVLLTGLQA; this is encoded by the exons GGGCCAACGGgaccccaggctgcagcctgAGGCTCCAGGTGTGCCCACGCCCCCAGGCTGTGCCACAGGCCGACTGCCGCGGGCTGCCTCCGCCAGGACCGACGTCCGGGACTGCTCCGTGCACCCACCG TACCTGCCCCCGACGGCCATCAACACAACGGTGCGGCTCGCCGCTCTGCGGGACACCATGCGAGCCCACGGCGTCCATGCCTACATCGTGCCCTCCTCGGACGCCCACATG AGCGAGTACATCGCCGAGCGGGATTCCCGGCTGGGCTGGCTGACCGGCTTCACCGGCTCTGCAG GCACCGGTGTGGTGACGCAGGACAAGGCTGCCCTGTGGACCGACAGCCGCTACTGGACCCAGGCAGAGCGGCAGCTGGACTGCAATTGGGAGCTGCAGAGGACAA TCTGGATCGAGTCCATTGGGTTGTGGATCCTGGAGGCAGTTCCTGTGGGGGGGAACATCAGCTTGGatcccttcctcttctccatcG acacctggaaCAGCTACAGCCGGGCTCTGCACGGCTCTGGCAGGACCCTGCTCCCCATCGAGACCAACCTTGTGGATCAAGTGTGGGGTGACCAGAGACCCCCTCCAGCCTCCAGTGAGATCTACAGCCTCCCAGCGGAGTTCACGG ggagcagctggcaggagaaggTGGCCGGGATCCGGCAGCAGATGGAGCAGCACGTTCGACGCCCCACGGCCGTGCTGTTGTCGGGGCTGGAGGAGACGGCCT GGCTCTTCAATCTCCGTGGAGACGACATCCCCTACAATCCTGTCTTCTACTCCTACACCCTGCTGACCAAGACCACCATAAG CCTGTTCGTGGACGAGATGCGGCTGTCGGCGGCGGCGCGGCAGTCCCTGCGGGCAGGCTGCCCGGGGCCGCTGTGCGTGGAGCTGCAGCAGTACGGGCAGGCACGTGCCCACCTCCGCCGCTACGCCCAGGGCAACGTCACCATCTGGCTGGGCACCGAGTACACCACCTATGGCCTCTACGGCGTCATCCCCCAG GAGAAGCTGCTGGAGGACAGCTACTCCCCCGTCATGCTGGCCAAGGCTGTGAAAAACGCCAAGGAGCAGGACCTGCTGCGAGCTGCTCAC GTTCGGGATGCGGTGGCTGTCATCCAGTACCTGCTGTGGCTGGAGAAGATGGTCCCGCAGGGGCGGGTGGATGAGTTTTCGGGGGCACAGCACATCGACACACTCCGCCA GGCCCAGGAGCACAGCCGTGGGCCCAGCTTCCAGTCCATCTCCGCCAGCGGGCTCAACGCGGCGCTGGCCCACTACAG cccctccaacaggAGCAGCCGCAAGCTGTCTGTGGATGAGATGTACCTTACGGACACCGGAGGGCAATATCT GGACGGGACGACAGACATCACGCGGACGGTGCACTGGGGTGTGCCGACCCCACTCCAGAAG GAAGCCTACACCCGTGTGCTGATGGGCAACATCGACCTGTCCCGCCTCGTCTTCCCGCCCAACACAGCAG GGAGAACGGTGGAGTCCTTCGCCCGCCGGGCACTCTGGGACGTGGGACTCAACTACGGCCACGGGACCGGCCATGGCATCGGCAACTACCTCTCGGTCCATGAGT GGCCTGTGGGCTTCCAGTCCAACAATGTGCCACTGGCGGCCGGCATGTTCACCTCCATCG AGCCCGGGTACTACCGGGATGGCGAGTTCGGGATCCGCATCGAGGACGTCGCCCTCGTGGTGGAGGCGCAGACCAAG CACCAGAGCGGGGAGAAGCCCTTCCTGACCTTCGAGGTGGTGTCCCTGGTGCCCTACGACCGCAACCTCATCAACCTCAGCCTCCTGTCACCGGAGCAG ATCCAGTACCTGAACGCCTACTACGAGACCATCCGGGCGCGCGTGGGGCCAGAGCTGCAGCGGCAGCGGCTGGAGGAGGCGTACGACTGGCTGCAGCGGAGCACCGAGCCCTTCCCGCTGGgcagcgccgccaccgccgccaccgccaccctgggcacgctggccctcacctccCTCCTCTCCGTGCTGCTCACCGGGCTGCAGGCCTGA